GACCGGCAAAAATGGCGGACCCTGAGCGAACAGGCGGAAGAGGCCTGGAACAAGGCCGAGGCCGAGAAGAAGCGCCAGCAGGATTTGCTGGCGGAATTGCGGACCAAGAAAGACAAGCTGCTGGCGATCGAGCGCGAATCGCTCAAGGCGCAACTGGACGAGGCGCGCGAGGCGGTGCGGCAGGTCATCAAGGATTTGCAGGCCGGGCCGTCGTTCGCCGAGGCGGAAAGAACCCGCGAGCGGCTCAAGGAAATCGAACGGGAGCAGGAGCGGATTTTCCCCGCCCGGTCCGAGCCGGTGCCCGCCTTCCTGTTGCCGATCGCGGATTGGAGCGCGGTGCCCGCCGGGTCCGAGGTGGTGGTGCACAGCCTGGGCGAATCGGCGACCGTGTTGGAGCCGCCCGATGCCCACGGGCGCGTCCGCCTGCAGGTGCGCGACAAACGCCTGACGCTGCCTGCCGAGCAATGTTACATGAAGCGCGACCTCGTGCCCGAGCCGCCGGAACGCGAACCGGGCGGCGTGTCGGTCGTCGGCGCGGAGCCGGACGAATCGTTGATCCGCCTGGACCTGCGCGGCCAGACCGCCGACGACGCCCTGCTCGAAACCGAATGTTTCCTGGATCAGGCGATGCGGCTGCGGCTGCCGCAGGTCGCCATCATCCACGGCCACGGCACCGGCGTGCTCAAGCGAACCATCCGGGAGTATCTGCGTCGTTGTCCGTACGCCCGTTCCTGGCGCCCCGGCGAACGCGGCGAGGGCAGCGACGGCGTGACGATGGTCGAGTTGGATCTTTAACTACTCGATGTCCGTGGCGACGTAATCGCGGAACCGCCCCGTTTTTTCCAACAACATTTCAGTAATGCGCCGCAGGCCCTCGTACATCGAGGCCGTGTGTTGCATGTTCCGGCGCAGGGATTCCACCACCGAAAGGCCCTGGTAATCGAAGGCGGTATTCACGACGAGCAGTTCCTTGCCGCCGACCGCGGTCAGCAGATCGTCGTGGCGGGCCGCCAGCGTTTTCAGGCGCGCCTCGTCCTTTTCCAGCCGGGCGAGCAACTGGTCGATTTGCGCCGCCGGCCGGTTCGGGCGGTTGAGCAGGCGGAAGATTTCCGCGGTGCGGGCCAGGCCGTTTTTCGCGCAATGCTGCAATTCGCGCAGGTCGGCGGCGGTGCCGTCGAGCCGCTCCCGCAACGCCGCGCGATCGATCGGGGCGGGCCGATAGCAGACGTCCAGCCGCTCCTGGACCGGGAATTCCGCGCCCAGGAATTTTTCCGTGGCGACGGCGAAGGGCAGCGGTTCGGCGTCGCGGATGCGGGCGCCGCCCTCGGTGGCGTTGATGACCCGGACCCCGCGGGCGACGATCGCCGGCAGGTGTTTCTCGTACCACAGCAGGTAGTTGTACAGGTTGATTTTGGTGAGCACCCGGCCGCCGTAGTAGCCTTCGACCTGCAGGTATTCGTCGGCGTCGGGCCCCTGGCCGGCGGCGAGGTTTTGCATGGCGCCGGAATCCAGGCTGAAGTCGCCGATCCGCGAGACGCCGGCGGCGTGGCTCTGGCCCGCTTCGCCGAACGCCAGATCCTGGCCGACGATGACGATCGGGTTGCAGCCCAGGCGCACGGCGAGCGAAAACGCGGCGATCGACACCGAGCCGCTGAAATCGAGCACCGCGTCAGGCTGGCCGATGAGGCCGAGCAGCCAGTTCGCGTCGGGCATGTCGTTGCCGAAATAAAAAATCCCCTTGGCCGGAAGATCCCACAGGCGGCGGTGGCATTTGACGAGCAAAGCCAGATAGGCCCGGGCGGTCTCCGGCGCGTCCGCGAACTGCGGGGTGATGTCGTTGGACTCGACGGCCAGGGTGAGGTCGGGGATCGCGCCGGCCGCCGTGCATTTGCGCAGCGCCGTGCCGACGCTCAGGATGACGCCGCGGTTTTGCCAGCGCGCCAGGCAGGCGGAATTTTTATCGAGGCTCGGCCCGGCCGAGACGACGACCGCCGGCCGGCCCGCCAGGGCGCCGTCGAGCCGGGCGAGCGGCGCGTGCCGCGAATAGGCCGGGAAGTTGTCGATCAGGTTGTCGAACCACTCGATCTGCCGTTTCAGGTTTGTGGCGGTAATGATTTTTTGGTCCTGCTTCATCGTTTCGATGCGGCGCCGCAAGGGTTCCAATTGATCGGCGTAGAGTTGCCGGATGGGCGGCAGCAGGTACAGGCCCAGGTTGGGCTGCAGCTTCACGCCGTATTCGAATTGAAAAAACAGCTTGTCCACCGCGTCGACCACGGTCAGCCGGTGGTCGGCCAGCGCCGCGGCGCAGTCGACGGCGCCCAGGGCGGCGCGCAGCACCGCCGGTCGCGGTTCGATCACGAACACCTTGCCGTTGATTTTTCGCCACAGGCCGAGCGCCAGATAGCCCAGTTCAAAACCCAGCACCAGCACCACGCGGCGGGGCGAGCCGCCGGCCGGCTCCTGTTCCAGCAAAGCCGCGACGTCGCGCGCCGGCTCGTAACGCGAGAGGATCGAGCGGCCGTCGATCGAGAGCGTCGGTTCGCCGTTGCGGGCGAGGGTGACGCTGACCGCCGCGTCGGCGGCCGTCTCGCGCAGGATTTGGGTCAGGCGGCGATCCCGCGTCTCCAAAGCCGCCAGATTTTTTTCCAGCAAGGCCGGGTCGAACCGTTCGGCGGTCGTCACGAAAAGCGAACTCCGTTGCGCAGGACGCCCATGACCCACAGGTGATAGGCGCTGGTTTCTTCCTCGCCTTCCCATTGCACCTGGTGCAGGCCGAGCAGCACGCCGTCGCCGCCGCGCACCAGGACGGAGCTTTCCTCGAAATCGCCCAGCGCGGGCAACGTTTCGACGATCTCCCCCGGTTCGCCGGGCCGCGGCGGCAGGTCGTCGCGCAGGTCGGCTTTCCAGATGGTGAGGCGGCGGTCGCGCCAGAAGGTGTAGGCGCCGGAATAGGGCGCGGTCAAGCCGCGGATCGAATTGTAAATGACCTCGGCCGGCTGCCGCCAATCGAGGCGGTCGTCGGCGTCCTGGCGCAGCGGCCAGCAGGTGGCGCGCGATTCATCCTGCGGCCGGCGCGGCAGCGACCGGTTGATCATCCGGGGCAGGGCTTCCTCCATCTGCTCGATTTCCAATTTGAGGATGCGGTTGTAGAGCGAAGCGGCGTCGTCTTCCCGCGAGACGAAGAAGGACCGCTGGTCGGCCAGGTCGCCGGCATTGGCCTGTTCGGTCAGCCATTGCAGGCTGATGGCGCTTTCGGTCAATCCTTTGATCAGCGTCCAGCGCAACGGCGAATGGCCGCGCCCTTCCGGCAGGCGGGTCGGGTACAGGCCGAGCGCGCCGCTTTTCGGCACGGCCAGCAATTCCGGGCCGAATTCCTGGTTCCAACCCAGGACGCACAGGTAGTCGGGAGCGGCCGCCCGGATCGCTTCGACGACCTTGGCGTCGTTGATGTCGGCGGTGTGCAGGAAAGGGATGTCGTTGGCCAGGCAGAGCTTTTTCAGAGGGTCGGCCTCGCGCGATTTCATCCCGGCGGCTTTCCGGCCGATGACCAGCACCGGCGGCGCCTCGCGTTCGAGCAACTCCGCCAGGAGGCGGCGGGTGTGCTCGAAACCGCCGATGAACACGATGCGCAGGCCGCGCTTGGGCAGTTGCAGGGCGAAGGGCAGTTCGAGCCCGTCGGCGGCGGCGAAAAAGCCGGCCATTTGCAGGGCGGGCATGGTTTCGGGTCTCGGCCGGCGGGCGACGATCCGCTCGAGTTCCCAGTGATGCAGCGCCTGGCGGGCGCCGTGCGCGGCCAGCAAGGCGCCGAGTTCCGGGTTCTTGCCGCTGAGCCGGGCGACGCCGCGCTGGTCGACGACGAAGGCGCCTTCGTCCTCGTTCCACTTGCCGCGCACCGTCAGTCGGTCGTCTTGCCATTCGGTGCAGAGGGTAATATCTGTAAGCAATAAGGGTTTCATCGGATCGCCGTTCCGCGCCCCGCGGCGCTGAATAATAATGCCGTTGTGACCCTGCGTCGCCGGCTCACGGGCGCCGGCCGGAATGCCACGGATTTTAACGGAAATTTGCCTCGGGTGAAACCATGACCAAACCCAAAAAGAAACCGGTGGTGGGCGCGGTGATCCAGGCCCGCCTGGGTTCTTCGCGGCTGCCGGGAAAAGTGCTGCTGCCGCTGGCCGGCAAGCCGGTCCTGGCGCACGTGGTCGAGCGCTTGCGCCGGTGCCGCCGGCTGGATCGCATCGTCGTGGCGACCAGCACCGCGCCGGAAGACGCGCGCTTGTTGAAATTGGCCGACGAGCTGGGCGTCGATTCGTTCGCCGGCAGCGAAAACGACGTGCTGGCGCGCTTTCTCGGCGCCGCCGACCGCTTCGGCCTGGACATCGTCGTGCGCATCTGCAGCGATTCCCCGCTGCTCGACTGGGTGTTCATCGACGAGATGATCGAGCGCCTCGCGGCGGGCCGCGCGGATTACTCGATCTGCGACGAGAGTCTGCGCCACGGTTGCGAGGGCTTCGAGACGGTCACGGCGGCCGCCTTGCGCCGGGTCGCCGCGCTCACCGACGACGCCGTCAACCACGAGCACGTCACCTGGTACATCCGCCGACATCCGGACGAGTTCCGGATCTGGCATCACCCGGTGCCGCGGGAAATGCGGGGCCCGTACCGGATGAGCATGGACGTCGCCGCCGATTACGAATTCATGCGCCGCATCTACGAGGCGCTGTACCGCCCCGGCAACCCCATCGACCTGCGCGCCGCCCTGCGCTGGCTCAAGCGGCATCCGGAGGTGATGGCCCACAACGCCCACGTTCGGCAAAAACCGGCCGAGGACGCGACCCGGCGGATGTTGTTCATTCTCGGCGGCGGCATCGCGACCGGCCGGCGCAAAGCGCGCCTCGCCGCCGTGACCGCGCAGTTGGCCGAAAACCACCACGTCGTGCTGACCCTCGCCGCGCCGGCGCCGCTCGCCGCCCTGGCGGATTTCGGCGCGCGCGGCTACCGGCTGCTGGAACTGCCGGCGAAGTTCCGGCTGACGCGGGCCGTGGTGAGCGAACTGGCGGAGCGCTGCCGGGCGCGCCTGCTGGTGTACGACGAAGCCCTCCCGGTCGGCGAAAATCTGGTCGCCTGGCTGGCCGGCCAGGGGATCACCGCGCTGCCGCTCGCGACGCGGATCGACCGGTTGGCGAAACTGGCACGCGCGGCGGCTCAAAAGTGAAATCCGGCGCTGGAATAATAGTGAACGGTCAGCGCCGTCAGTAACGGCACCGCCCAGCGGTCGTAGGGTTGCGGCGTGTAGAGTTGGGTGACCGTGGCCACGGCGGTCGCCAGGAGGGCGCCGAAGAAGGACCAGGGCCCGAACCAGACGCCGGGTATTTGCGCGA
This Myxococcales bacterium DNA region includes the following protein-coding sequences:
- a CDS encoding motility associated factor glycosyltransferase family protein, producing the protein MTTAERFDPALLEKNLAALETRDRRLTQILRETAADAAVSVTLARNGEPTLSIDGRSILSRYEPARDVAALLEQEPAGGSPRRVVLVLGFELGYLALGLWRKINGKVFVIEPRPAVLRAALGAVDCAAALADHRLTVVDAVDKLFFQFEYGVKLQPNLGLYLLPPIRQLYADQLEPLRRRIETMKQDQKIITATNLKRQIEWFDNLIDNFPAYSRHAPLARLDGALAGRPAVVVSAGPSLDKNSACLARWQNRGVILSVGTALRKCTAAGAIPDLTLAVESNDITPQFADAPETARAYLALLVKCHRRLWDLPAKGIFYFGNDMPDANWLLGLIGQPDAVLDFSGSVSIAAFSLAVRLGCNPIVIVGQDLAFGEAGQSHAAGVSRIGDFSLDSGAMQNLAAGQGPDADEYLQVEGYYGGRVLTKINLYNYLLWYEKHLPAIVARGVRVINATEGGARIRDAEPLPFAVATEKFLGAEFPVQERLDVCYRPAPIDRAALRERLDGTAADLRELQHCAKNGLARTAEIFRLLNRPNRPAAQIDQLLARLEKDEARLKTLAARHDDLLTAVGGKELLVVNTAFDYQGLSVVESLRRNMQHTASMYEGLRRITEMLLEKTGRFRDYVATDIE
- a CDS encoding methionyl-tRNA formyltransferase yields the protein MKPLLLTDITLCTEWQDDRLTVRGKWNEDEGAFVVDQRGVARLSGKNPELGALLAAHGARQALHHWELERIVARRPRPETMPALQMAGFFAAADGLELPFALQLPKRGLRIVFIGGFEHTRRLLAELLEREAPPVLVIGRKAAGMKSREADPLKKLCLANDIPFLHTADINDAKVVEAIRAAAPDYLCVLGWNQEFGPELLAVPKSGALGLYPTRLPEGRGHSPLRWTLIKGLTESAISLQWLTEQANAGDLADQRSFFVSREDDAASLYNRILKLEIEQMEEALPRMINRSLPRRPQDESRATCWPLRQDADDRLDWRQPAEVIYNSIRGLTAPYSGAYTFWRDRRLTIWKADLRDDLPPRPGEPGEIVETLPALGDFEESSVLVRGGDGVLLGLHQVQWEGEEETSAYHLWVMGVLRNGVRFS
- a CDS encoding NTP transferase domain-containing protein codes for the protein MTKPKKKPVVGAVIQARLGSSRLPGKVLLPLAGKPVLAHVVERLRRCRRLDRIVVATSTAPEDARLLKLADELGVDSFAGSENDVLARFLGAADRFGLDIVVRICSDSPLLDWVFIDEMIERLAAGRADYSICDESLRHGCEGFETVTAAALRRVAALTDDAVNHEHVTWYIRRHPDEFRIWHHPVPREMRGPYRMSMDVAADYEFMRRIYEALYRPGNPIDLRAALRWLKRHPEVMAHNAHVRQKPAEDATRRMLFILGGGIATGRRKARLAAVTAQLAENHHVVLTLAAPAPLAALADFGARGYRLLELPAKFRLTRAVVSELAERCRARLLVYDEALPVGENLVAWLAGQGITALPLATRIDRLAKLARAAAQK